One genomic region from Anaerolineae bacterium encodes:
- a CDS encoding acetyl-CoA carboxylase biotin carboxylase subunit: protein MTATLPFRRILIANRGEIAVRVIRACRELGIKTVAVYSEADREALHVRLADQAVLLGPPPPGASYLQSGRIIQAALETGAEAVHPGYGFLAENAAFAQAVAKAGLTFIGPPPEAIRAMGDKAAARARMEQAGVPVVPGYQGDDAPEALREAAQRIGYPVLVKAAAGGGGKGMRIVHRPEDLDEAVAAARREAQHAFGDPRLLLEKYIPRAHHVEFQILADAHGHIVHLFERECSVQRRYQKIIEETPSPLLDEDLRRRMGQAAVAAARAVGYVNAGTVEFIVDPDTRAFYFLEMNTRLQVEHPITELVVGLDLVQWQIHIAAGEPFPYSQEALIQRGHAIECRLYAEDPASGFLPSTGDLLQVRLPQGPGVRVDSGVTTGDTVTHHYDPLLAKIIVHAESREAAIRRMDAALRQTVVHGVTTNAAFLRAVLAHEDFRAGQVDTRWVERTFDAWTPAPPPDPVLAALALSEILTPSATLLTGPQGEAPRPGRDPYSPWKAPL from the coding sequence GTGACGGCAACCCTTCCCTTCCGACGCATCCTCATCGCCAATCGCGGCGAAATCGCCGTGCGGGTCATCCGCGCCTGCCGCGAACTGGGCATCAAGACCGTAGCCGTGTACTCCGAAGCCGACCGCGAGGCGCTGCACGTGCGCCTGGCCGACCAGGCTGTGCTCCTCGGACCGCCGCCCCCCGGCGCGTCCTACCTGCAGTCCGGGCGCATCATCCAGGCCGCCTTAGAGACCGGCGCCGAGGCCGTCCACCCGGGCTACGGCTTTCTGGCCGAGAACGCGGCCTTCGCCCAGGCCGTGGCCAAGGCCGGGCTGACCTTCATCGGCCCGCCGCCGGAGGCCATCCGCGCCATGGGCGATAAAGCCGCCGCCCGCGCCCGCATGGAGCAGGCCGGCGTGCCCGTGGTGCCCGGCTACCAGGGCGATGACGCCCCAGAAGCCTTGCGCGAAGCTGCCCAACGCATCGGTTACCCCGTGCTGGTCAAGGCAGCCGCTGGCGGCGGGGGCAAGGGGATGCGCATCGTCCACCGCCCCGAGGACCTGGACGAAGCGGTCGCCGCCGCCCGCCGTGAGGCCCAGCACGCTTTCGGCGACCCACGCCTGCTCCTCGAAAAGTACATCCCCCGCGCCCACCATGTGGAGTTTCAAATCCTGGCCGACGCCCACGGCCACATCGTCCACCTCTTCGAGCGCGAGTGCTCGGTCCAGCGCCGCTACCAGAAAATCATCGAAGAAACCCCTTCCCCCCTGCTGGACGAGGACCTGCGGCGACGCATGGGCCAGGCTGCGGTGGCTGCCGCCCGGGCCGTGGGTTATGTCAACGCCGGCACCGTGGAGTTCATCGTGGACCCCGACACCCGCGCCTTCTACTTCCTCGAGATGAACACCCGCCTCCAGGTGGAACACCCCATCACCGAACTGGTCGTGGGGTTGGACCTGGTCCAATGGCAGATTCACATCGCCGCCGGGGAGCCCTTCCCCTATTCTCAAGAGGCGCTCATCCAACGCGGCCACGCCATCGAATGCCGCCTCTACGCCGAGGACCCGGCCAGCGGCTTTCTCCCCAGCACAGGCGATTTGCTCCAGGTGCGCCTGCCGCAAGGCCCCGGCGTCCGGGTGGACAGCGGCGTGACCACCGGCGATACCGTCACCCACCACTACGACCCCCTGCTGGCCAAAATCATCGTGCACGCCGAGAGCCGGGAGGCCGCCATTCGCCGCATGGACGCCGCCCTGCGCCAAACCGTGGTGCACGGTGTGACCACCAACGCCGCCTTTCTGCGGGCGGTGCTGGCCCACGAGGACTTCCGCGCCGGGCAGGTGGACACCCGCTGGGTGGAGCGCACCTTCGACGCCTGGACCCCTGCCCCGCCGCCGGACCCGGTGCTGGCTGCCCTGGCCCTGAGCGAAATCCTGACCCCCTCGGCCACGCTGCTCACCGGACCCCAAGGGGAAGCCCCGCGCCCCGGACGGGACCCCTACTCCCCCTGGAAGGCCCCCCTCTGA
- a CDS encoding methylcrotonoyl-CoA carboxylase produces the protein MAEVLPTFVDRDDPKFRANYAHHKALAEDLHARIEQVHQGGSEKYLKRHREQGKLFVWERIRRLLDPGSPFLELSPLAAWEMYEGQAPGAGLVTGIGRVAGREVMIIANDATVKGGTYFPITVKKHLRAQQIAEENHLPCVYLVDSGGAFLPLQAEVFPDAHHFGRIFYNQARMSAKGIPQIAVVMGLSTAGGAYVPAMSDEVVIVKGTGAIFLGGPPLVKAATGVSVTADELGGAEVHTRQSGVADHFAEDDEHALEIARNIVAALPSRRAPRPSWLDFLDVAPPEDPLYPADDIYGILPQTFRETYDVREVIARLVDGSRFQEFKARYGTTLVTGFARIHGYPVGIIANNGVLFGESALKGAHFIELCQQRGIPLLFLQNITGFMVGKEYEAGGIAKDGAKMVHAVANASVPKLTVIIGGSFGAGNYAMCGRGYNPRFLWTWPNSRISVMGGEQAANVLLTVKNDQRAREGKPPLSPEEAEAFKGPILEKYEREGNPYYATARLWDDGILDPVETRRTLALALSVVLNAPREEGGFGVFRM, from the coding sequence ATGGCCGAAGTACTGCCTACCTTTGTGGACCGCGACGACCCGAAATTCCGCGCCAACTACGCGCACCACAAGGCGCTGGCCGAAGATCTTCACGCCCGCATCGAGCAGGTACACCAGGGGGGCAGTGAGAAATATCTGAAGCGTCACCGCGAACAAGGCAAACTGTTCGTCTGGGAACGCATCCGCCGCTTGCTGGACCCCGGCTCGCCCTTCCTGGAACTTTCTCCCTTGGCCGCCTGGGAAATGTACGAGGGGCAGGCCCCGGGTGCCGGGCTCGTCACCGGCATCGGCCGGGTGGCCGGACGCGAGGTGATGATCATCGCCAACGACGCCACGGTCAAAGGGGGGACCTACTTCCCCATCACGGTGAAGAAGCATCTGCGGGCGCAACAAATCGCCGAGGAGAACCACTTGCCCTGTGTGTATCTGGTGGATTCGGGCGGTGCGTTCCTCCCGTTGCAGGCCGAAGTGTTCCCCGATGCGCATCACTTCGGCCGCATTTTTTACAACCAGGCTCGCATGAGCGCCAAAGGCATCCCTCAAATCGCCGTGGTCATGGGGTTGAGCACAGCAGGCGGGGCCTATGTGCCGGCCATGAGCGATGAGGTGGTCATTGTGAAGGGAACCGGGGCTATCTTTCTGGGTGGACCGCCTTTGGTGAAGGCGGCCACGGGTGTGAGCGTGACCGCCGACGAGTTGGGCGGCGCCGAGGTCCACACCCGCCAATCCGGCGTGGCCGACCACTTTGCCGAGGACGACGAACACGCCCTGGAGATCGCCCGCAACATTGTGGCCGCCCTGCCCTCGCGTCGCGCGCCGCGCCCCTCCTGGCTGGATTTTCTGGATGTCGCCCCGCCCGAGGACCCGCTCTACCCCGCCGACGATATCTACGGCATCCTGCCCCAGACCTTCCGGGAAACCTACGATGTGCGGGAGGTCATCGCCCGCCTGGTAGACGGCAGCCGCTTTCAGGAGTTCAAGGCGCGTTACGGCACCACCCTGGTCACTGGCTTTGCCCGCATCCACGGCTACCCGGTGGGCATCATCGCCAACAATGGCGTGCTGTTCGGCGAAAGCGCGCTCAAAGGCGCCCACTTCATCGAACTCTGCCAGCAGCGCGGCATCCCGCTGTTGTTCTTGCAAAACATCACCGGCTTCATGGTGGGCAAGGAGTACGAGGCAGGCGGCATCGCCAAGGACGGCGCCAAGATGGTCCATGCGGTGGCCAACGCCTCCGTGCCCAAGTTGACCGTGATCATCGGCGGCTCCTTCGGCGCGGGCAATTACGCCATGTGTGGCCGTGGGTACAACCCTCGCTTTCTGTGGACCTGGCCCAACAGCCGCATCAGCGTGATGGGCGGTGAACAGGCTGCCAACGTGTTGCTCACTGTGAAGAACGACCAGCGGGCCCGGGAGGGCAAACCGCCTCTCTCCCCTGAGGAGGCCGAGGCTTTCAAGGGCCCCATCCTCGAGAAATACGAGCGCGAGGGTAACCCCTACTACGCCACCGCCCGCCTCTGGGACGACGGCATCCTGGACCCGGTGGAGACCCGCCGTACCCTGGCGCTGGCCCTCTCCGTGGTGCTCAACGCCCCCAGGGAGGAGGGTGGCTTTGGCGTGTTCCGCATGTAA